In Vicia villosa cultivar HV-30 ecotype Madison, WI linkage group LG7, Vvil1.0, whole genome shotgun sequence, the DNA window acatttgCATTCTAGCATTAGGATAGGTGCTCGCTGAatggagtcttatgcgttacctATCTTCAATCGAAAGGAAGTAACATGCCCGATCAAGGGGAAGAAAGCCCAGAAGGCTAGAGAGATGAGAATTgtttgttgagtgttttttagaggttaGTAAGTCAGATGGTCCCTCATAAGGTGGGGATATCTGAATACTTTTGTTTTGGAGAGTACATCAGATGGTCCCTCATAATGGCTCAGATTTAcctcatattttataatatttaattaatgtttaagtgaactagatatttatgtaatatgtatttaacatatgaggtaaatctgagccattaattcaaatccaaTGGTTATTATTAATAGTTCACAttatagccaaagttctcatttgataagttccatatatatatatatatatatatatatatatatatatatatatatatatatatatatatatatatatatatcaactatCTGTCTGTCTAAGAATGGAAGATACCAATGATCTACCTAATATACCCTTTAACTTAAATTTCATTTACACtacaaaataccctttttcgtaaTTGACTAAATAAACTAGTACTAACCAATTAAATGTTTCCTTTCATCCAAGTGACacctaatattttcaaaaagtttttcccTCTCACTCTCTTTCTTCCCTCTTTCCCtcaccttttttattttcttaactcACTTGTCCACATCATTGAAGTACTTTTCTCTCTCTACactaatttcaaatttcaaatttttactttcccttttttttatcttctctccttttttgttttcttatttttacTTCATGTTTTCTCAACTTCTCATTTTTGTCTCCATTTTTTTAACCAATGATTTTTTACTGTTTCGCACAATATCTATTTTAAAATGTTCTATGTTAATGATTCTTATCACCATAACATCTTTTTTATTTCACATATCAATAtcgacaaaatatttattttattctaattaactAATTTTCTTTATTTGAGATATAAATTCTCATTTTTAAATGTTTCTTATATGTCaatatcaacaaaatatttattttaattttaattaattagtatctTTATTTGAagcacaaaatttttattttcatacgtaaaaaattttctttttctcatgGGTCACTATCAAAAAAacacttaatttattttaataaacaattatctttatttgagacacgaaactcttatttttaaatgtcaaaattttctcttttttccaCTAACCACCATTggtaaaatacctattttattttaattaacaataatttttatttgagacacaaaattcttatttttaaatgtcaaattttttatttttttccttccTCCATTCACGAGCCCTTTGATttctttttgtatgattatttaaatGGAATTAGTAATGAACTAATTTTCAATACATAAAGAACTCTaacaataaaatcaaatattttatcagtgaaactcactattttcacgggtcactatcatcacaatacattttttattttaattaacaaaatatttgtttaatttattttattgcaaataaaattttattaattttgttcatttttgagATTTTTACATGCACATTTGGATTGCCTCTTAATAATTCTTAGTGTGATTCTTAATTTATTACATTGATTGATCTATTTATGTAATAAGGTTGAGATATATGTTTAGTAAatattagtttatttaataagATTAATTTTTAAGCATCGATGAAAGTTAGTGATCTATTATATTTCGTAAGATTATCATTATTGTTAACACATGTAAATAAGTCataaaacataaacataattttaatttaatttaaaattacatttccatcaaatgattttatttaTGAATGAACTTACCCGTGCGAGACGCACGGGTCTTCgactagtgtatatatatatatatatatatatatatatatatatatatatatatatatatatatatatatatatatatatatatatatatatatatatatatatatacatatatatatatatatagaaaattatgaaaatttctcACCCCACCCTATAACATTTAGGCGCACCACCGAAATGACAATTTTGTcctcgtgcttccgtagatggatctccggaagcaacttttttttttgtttaagttTACTTTGTTCCGTAGCTGCATCCATTCGGCGAGAATGGACGTTGCGCACAGTATCTCAGATGACCGATGGAGCTACGGTTGTACTTGACCCACCTTCTACTTCTACATCCGACACACCCGCTTCAGCCGGGCCCATTCTTTCACCTGCATCAGCAGGCCTACTCTATCACCCGCTCCAGTCGGGCCCATTCGTTCACGTGTATCTGCCAGGCCTATTCCATCACCCGCTTCAGCCGGACCCATTCTATCACCTGCTTCAGCTAGGCCCACTCCATCACCCGCTCCAGTCGGGCTTTCTACGTCTACTACTATATCACGAAGACCTCGGGatgatcctgagggtgcttcAACTTCATACTTGCCACCACCCTCACGTAGACTTCGTCGGGGAAGTTCTTCTTCTGTCGGGCCACCTCCAGAGGTACACGAGGATTATCCGGTGCGGGGGCCAGTGCATGTGCTAGAGCCTGTTTGGTACCCCGGTGGGCCCGTAGATGTCTCTCTGCTTACTGTATATGCAGATCATGCTGCGAGACATATATGAAATGGAGATGTAAGTTTTATTTGATagttacatatttatttattttcttcggCTCTCACCTTGATTATTACTGACcgtttaaattttttatacaatttCAGAGCAGGGACTCCCAGAGGTTCTACAACCATGGGCGGAAGATTAAGGATCTCGTGCAGCCTGACCAACCATGGTTTGAGGAGGTAATGGCAGCTTCAGGCCCGAGGGACCTTTGTACGCTCGACTACCATACTATACATAATGGTATGCTTGCAGCCTTTATGGAAAGATGGCATCCTGAGACCTCCTCCTTCCATCTACCCCACGGTGAGATTACGATCACCCTAGATGATGTGGCATGCCTGCTTCATCTACCTATCAGGGGTATCCTCTTTCGTCACAGTAGGATGACAAAAGCGGAAGCTCAGGAGATGTTGATTGCTGAGCTGGGGGTTGATCCTGATTATGCccttgaggaggtggagaggactCGGGGGGTCCACGTCAAGTTTAGCTTCCTTCAGAGGCAATCCGACTTGGAGCTCACTGCGGCACACCAGGCTGAGGGAGACGACTTGGAGCAGGCTACGCACAGAGAGCGGGtgctgaggtactacttcctatatttgataggcacccagctctttgtggacacgagctcgacGTACACATACGTCATATACCTTACGTACTTATCAAATATAGCAcgtatccatgagtacaactgaGGAGGGGTTGTACTGGCGTACAATTACTACAGACTGGGAGAGGGATACATGTGGAAGGCAAGGACCGTGGCAGGCAGTTGTACACTTTTAGTGGTAACAAtccttctatttttttaatagatttttaaTAGTACTTTAAAATAACCGTGTTTTGTTATTTCAGGCTTGGATACTACAACACTTCCTAGACATTATTGGCTGGGAAGAGGTGCCCACCTACACAGAGGTAATGTTGCGTGCCAGTCGTTTCATTGCCGTAGAGGGAACCAGCATCCGGATCCATACAGGCGCGGTCTTGACCGCATGGCCGTCGAGGACATCAAGTATGACTGCTATGCTGCGCATCAGGAGACGGTTCCGTTTGACGAGATAGCTATGTACTCCGGATGGTTGGCCGCCAGCTCGACCATTATTGTACGCTATCTTCTAGAGCGCGTCATGTGGCAGTTGGGATTTGAGCAGACGATACCTCGCGATCCTACTGCCTCAGCTCCTATCTCCATGACCCGCATGCAGTTAGAGGAGGTCTTCGCATGTTGGGAGCAGCACGTGGTCCCTTAGGAGGCACGGGCGGCGTCATCAGAGCACGATTGGAGCTGTGTCGAGGGATACATCTCCCGGTACTACAAATTCTCACACCCCTACATGCTTCTAGCTGTCGAGGGAGGTCCTCCCAAACCAGCCCACGAGGAGATTCTCCGTGCGCATCAGGCTCAGTTTGACCatactcaggatcttcttcctctATGTCGTCAAATAGCTGACAGGGGCCTCGGAGCCATTCCAGAGGGTTTCTTTCCGTAGGGGATTGCTCATAGGCGTGTGCTGGACTATATGATCAGGATGGTAGAAAGTGCATTTATGTACCGTCGACATCGAGCCAGGACCTGTGGGACACTTGACGCCAGGGGCAGAGCCAGCAGAGCCCTTGGTGGACTCGGAGGCGGAGACGGAGCTGGAGGACATGGCCAGGATGGTACGCAGGATGCTATCCGACATGCTCAATAGTTTTTTATGatgtatttatatttgatttgtttATGAATTTTTGATGATTTACTCGACTATGAGTTTGGATTATGTATTTGACCGACATTATTTACATATGGTATTTTTATTGGTCGATGCATTGTTGTCTTTATATGTAattcttaattaaaaaatgtGTGTGTTTAATAAAAggattttttaaatgaaaatgaaaagaattcaaaaaattgcagactgttccgtagatgcatctacggaacactctgttttcactgtaacgcccataaatgtgtttttctgattaattgtgatgtttgctacattttcctaaattttaccgtttttgagtcgagtcagtcggtaaatattaattatgctaatattttacttattactttccatgtgtgtaattattatgttttgggtgttaattggttagaattaatgtttagtgacatttgggccaaaattagaattaatgagagttaagagggtgaaaatgagaagtagagaaatagaaagagatatagagagaaaaagagatattttgagatattttgggaaagaaagaaagagagcttgtgaagagaagagaaagaagagaaaaacaaagagaagaagagaagtgtaggaatccaaaccaagctagagccaagaatctaaccaaggtaagggggatgaatctagtttatcttgattgtatggttcttatagttttgtgtgttttgttcttattcttgctcttttctaagcttgatcaacaatggtaaattgggtgttttgtgagttttgaagttataaacttgattttgtggtgtgtatgtgtactatgacgatagatattcccatggatcatgtttggttttcatttctccatgttttcttgctcatgaagaaattgttaggttattgacatttagtgagtgagccatggatcattgattgatagagtgaatatatggcatgtatgggttgtgtaggatgtgtagggaagcttatttgaggttttgagaggaTTGGATGGGGTTTTCC includes these proteins:
- the LOC131618897 gene encoding uncharacterized protein LOC131618897 — its product is MELRPIPSPASAGPILSPASARPTPSPAPVGLSTSTTISRRPRDDPEGASTSYLPPPSRRLRRGSSSSVGPPPEVHEDYPVRGPVHVLEPVWYPGGPVDVSLLTSRDSQRFYNHGRKIKDLVQPDQPWFEEVMAASGPRDLCTLDYHTIHNGMLAAFMERWHPETSSFHLPHGEITITLDDVACLLHLPIRGILFRHSRMTKAEAQEMLIAELGVDPDYALEEVERTRGVHVKFSFLQRQSDLELTAAHQAEGDDLEQATHRERHVSMSTTEEGLYWRTITTDWERDTCLDTTTLPRHYWLGRGAHLHRGNVACQSFHCRRGNQHPDPYRRGLDRMAVEDIKYDCYAAHQETVPFDEIAMYSGWLAASSTIIVRYLLERVMWQLGFEQTIPRDPTASAPISMTRMQLEEVFACWEQHVVP